The Candida dubliniensis CD36 chromosome 5, complete sequence genome has a window encoding:
- a CDS encoding carboxypeptidase Y precursor, putative (Similar to S. cerevisiae PRC1): MKALLLLYTVITVVLALPSQTPFSLSPLQQLKDELAGKLSQKQILDMEKIWVDYERQYGFDTLLKKFNKFKSRFQYGITSQDKSESVYSISVSKSTPKLLGFDIVKQYTGYFNVNDKDENYFFWFFESRNDPKNDPLIIWLNGGPGCSSLCGLALELGPSIINATLQPEYNPHAWNSNASVLFLDQPANVGFSYGGNIPITSDQASKDFVEFLKLFYERFPEYVALDLHISGESYAGHYVPSFANAVHKAGIPLNSILIGNGVTDPVVQLGEVSNMGCGQGGIGKIYTDEECTEYPEKYEKFVPYGELCYRNPNVLTCFIAALAAPKTPDMGDLNPYDSRVKCGNNSLCYDQIDYLNDYFNLQSVQEALGVEKSYTMCSSNVGSRFVSDFMRPYHTYVADLLDDGIPVLIYVGDKDLVCDWLGNLAWVNKLNYTGHDQFEKAEFKPWYTVDGKLAGEVKNHDHFTYLRIYESGHMVPMDQPENSLDMVNRWVRGDFGL, encoded by the coding sequence ATGAAagctttattattattgtataCTGTAATTACAGTTGTTTTGGCATTACCTTCTCAGACTCCCTTTTCTTTGTCTCCCTTGcaacaattaaaagatGAACTTGCTGGTAAACTATCTCAGAAACAGATTCTTGATATGGAGAAAATATGGGTCGACTATGAACGACAATACGGATTCGATACgttgttgaagaaatttaacaaatttaaatcaCGATTTCAGTATGGGATAACTTCGCAAGATAAATCTGAATCAGTTTACAGTATTAGTGTGTCCAAGTCAACCCCCAAATTATTAGGGTTTGACATTGTTAAGCAATATACTGGTTATTTCAATGTCAATGATAAAGATGAAAACTACTTTTTCTGGTTTTTTGAGAGTAGAAATGATCCTAAAAATGATCCTTTAATAATTTGGCTTAATGGTGGTCCTGGATGTTCTAGTTTATGTGGATTGGCATTAGAGTTGGGTCCATCTATTATAAATGCTACTTTACAACCCGAATACAATCCCCATGCTTGGAACTCAAATGCTtctgttttgtttttggatCAACCGGCAAATGTTGGGTTTTCCTATGGTGGTAATATCCCAATCACATCTGATCAAGCATCCAAAGACTTTGTTGAATTTctcaaattgttttatgAAAGATTTCCCGAGTATGTAGCATTGGACTTACACATTTCTGGTGAGTCATATGCTGGCCATTATGTACCTAGTTTTGCTAATGCTGTTCATAAAGCTGGTATTCCATTAAACTCTATATTGATTGGTAATGGTGTGACAGATCCAGTAGTACAATTGGGTGAGGTGAGTAATATGGGATGCGGCCAAGGCGGAATTGGTAAAATCTACACAGATGAGGAATGTACGGAATACCCAGAGAAATACGAGAAATTTGTACCTTATGGAGAATTATGCTACAGAAACCCTAATGTTTTGACTTGTTTTATTGCTGCATTGGCGGCACCAAAAACTCCAGATATGGGCGATTTGAATCCGTATGACTCACGTGTCAAATGTGGCAACAACTCATTGTGCTatgatcaaattgattatctCAATGACTACTTTAACTTACAATCTGTTCAGGAAGCTTTGGGTGTTGAAAAAAGTTACACAATGTGTTCCTCTAATGTTGGTTCTAGATTTGTATCGGACTTTATGAGGCCATATCATACCTATGTGGCTGATTTGCTAGATGATGGTATTCCAGTTTTGATATATGTTGGTGACAAAGATTTGGTATGTGATTGGTTGGGAAACTTGGCTTGGGTCAATAAGTTGAATTATACTGGTCatgatcaatttgaaaaagctGAGTTTAAACCATGGTACACTGTAGATGGTAAATTGGCTGGTGAAGTGAAAAACCATGACCACTTTACTTATTTACGTATTTATGAATCTGGTCATATGGTACCTATGGATCAGCCTGAAAATTCTTTGGATATGGTGAATAGATGGGTTCGTGGTGATTTTGGATTATAA
- a CDS encoding replication-pausing checkpoint complex subunit, putative (Similar to S. cerevisiae TOF1;~In S. cerevisiae: subunit of a replication-pausing checkpoint complex that acts at the stalled replication fork to promote sister chromatid cohesion after DNA damage, facilitating gap repair of damaged DNA), producing the protein MSDFESGSDIDNYYEADEFDDFIEYSDNELEQENSKPATGQSEVEEIEEPEEDRIRTLTTTLKPNETQAQKLLKAHISVLVSALGGPDHTSDIQPPPYKLGHDALACLKDIKRWIRAVDEKKNNYEVALACAESGLVSNDLIVILCQWDDKMQKKETIKNKTTTEKTMLACLELLVLLTWPVEFGKDLSESQKLLYSEIKKVHVSYKKQILMFNNGQLLKAAIRLVLPTIAKSRIDREPRDNQILKLVLFLIRNLLAIEPANMSISNKSRKGANVTASDLPLGVTQDDISINNVLSVFKKNKVLMLLLTISGSIGSEFDRDMFGEICLESIYLIIKGLSASDVLVKKNLDSAPVGAPSSTQNRVPDAINASQPLQSVTTTVGMQLQDLLATESKKKKIQTQNIASRHGRFGSLLSIRSADSNSFVVSGQEALINTDSSLAKLDKSKKWKDRTYFKYDSDEYVNTTTPVYLNLTGQDILYNFVEQFLSGGCFNNLIECMGSRLTSQTDLNMVDELTLASYFFTIAWFLSYQRERIGLNPQDRELNYGSVGAALSEVNFILIIGYFRDSFSLKKWNSLHVAMICFKELLQISNSVFGKEITHQTGEDNGEISQHEIDRELAEGIIRKLFSFNDFLSIIVQIPQTAAKHSPNYLRVSVSVVHILLKAFETFANEDVHLYIQSKRKQSKRNRKRVNNLDKSTEDRLRDVIYASDEELDQSSAKEITQERKLDFKKTEARFFHQTIVSTYINYLSRYEDLSSQEIKTCLSYFHRLFVVRKDFTGLYRLDFMQLLQKLRNHLQRGSSLRLQVEEFIYYYMKKFKTAFERFPMPIEVLFPRFEDNECKVYLATGEVYEKQETTSTSRSPRLAKDLEFVRDFGLDDQIKILVSQLHVQEKQSLLKWLIQEMERIINDRILNADSIAELNASDQYRRLFINNGYLRFLLRIIGFDLPYTVEEVPELATTVDMEHLTKVTELIKKWDSSQPVIFEDDKVPSYFVRTREAGYDDDQYNENDQEYDFDDDSIAFETEANPNSNRNHVSELDHLEELERQLSSNGSRVNSKEHHGIKGKARKKSKEKKLSTPKNVRGLKRRRIPKDLLEDDSQHVIKSAEFVHDSDDESDDEKDKAFFEREERMRSLLNDMGGIATSEQLKEIQEVWKNLETGGTNKVASTVAKAVKEVGLFVEESDDDDNAEEINSVPINEETNRAIFEPAETDTQQDLSEDTSNTSEMESDTETAKRSFVEDGEEIPHVQSKKKRLVISDDEEE; encoded by the coding sequence ATGAGTGATTTCGAATCAGGATCAGATATAGATAACTATTATGAAGcagatgaatttgatgattttattgAATACAGTGATAATGAACTCGAACaagaaaattcaaaacCAGCAACAGGTCAACTGGAAGTTGAGGAAATAGAAGAGCCTGAAGAAGATAGAATAAGAACTTTGACTACAACTTTAAAACCAAATGAGACTCAGGctcaaaaattattaaaggCACATATTTCTGTTTTAGTATCAGCCCTTGGTGGTCCTGATCATACTTCAGATATTCAACCGCCTCCTTATAAATTGGGACATGATGCACTTGCATGTCTCAAAGACATTAAGCGTTGGATAAGGGCTGTtgatgaaaagaaaaacaattatgAAGTTGCTTTAGCATGTGCTGAAAGTGGACTAGTGTCgaatgatttgattgtaATTTTGTGTCAATGGGATGATAAAAtgcaaaagaaagagaccatcaaaaacaaaactacTACTGAGAAAACAATGTTGGCGTGTCTTGAATTGTTAGTACTATTAACATGGCCAGTGGAGTTTGGTAAAGATTTATCTGAGAGCCAAAAACTACTTTATtctgaaattaaaaaagtGCATGTATCTTATAAGAAGCAAATATTAATGTTTAATAATGgacaattattgaaagCTGCTATTAGATTAGTTTTGCCTACTATAGCAAAGTCAAGAATAGACCGTGAACCTAGGGACAACCAAATCTTGAAACTAGTTTTGTTTCTCATAAGAAATTTATTAGCTATTGAGCCGGCAAACATGTCGATATCTAACAAGTCTCGGAAAGGTGCTAATGTAACTGCATCTGATTTACCACTTGGTGTCACACAGGATGATATATCGATCAATAATGTATTGTCTGtattcaagaaaaataaagtGTTGATGCTACTTTTAACCATTTCAGGATCAATCGGGTCTGAATTTGATCGAGATATGTTTGGCGAAATATGTTTGGAAAGTatttatctaataataaaggGGTTGTCGGCATCAGATGTATTGGTTAAGAAGAATTTGGATTCAGCACCAGTTGGTGCACCTTCTTCTACTCAAAACAGGGTCCCTGATGCTATTAATGCGTCACAGCCATTGCAATCAGTAACAACTACAGTTGGAATGCAATTGCAAGACTTGTTGGCTACTGAgtctaaaaaaaagaaaattcaaaCACAAAATATAGCTTCCAGACATGGTCGATTTGGATCCTTGCTTTCTATTCGATCTGCAGACTCGAATTCTTTTGTTGTGTCAGGACAGGAAGCTTTAATTAACACTGATAGTTCTTTAGCCAAGTTGGATAAGTCCAAGAAATGGAAAGATAGAACCTATTTTAAATATGATTCCGATGAATACGTCAACACTACCACTCCTGTTTACCTTAATTTAACTGGACAAGATATTTTGTATAATTTCGTTGAACAATTTTTGTCAGGAGGatgtttcaataatttgattgaatgTATGGGATCAAGATTAACTAGTCAAACTGATTTGAACATGGTAGATGAGCTTACCCTCGCTAGTTATTTTTTCACTATTGCATGGTTTTTAAGCTACCaaagagaaagaattgGGTTGAATCCTCAGGATAGAGAATTAAATTATGGTTCTGTTGGTGCTGCATTGAGTGAagtcaattttattttgattattggaTATTTCCGAGATTCATTCTCTCTTAAGAAATGGAACTCTTTGCATGTGGCAATGATATGTTTCAAGGAGTTGTTAcaaatttccaattctgTGTTCGGTAAAGAGATTACCCACCAGACAGGCGAGGATAATGGTGAGATCTCACAACATGAAATTGATCGAGAATTGGCAGAAGGTATTATCCGAAAGCTTTTCtcatttaatgattttttgagTATTATTGTTCAAATACCACAAACTGCAGCAAAACATTCTCCAAACTATCTCAGAgtttctgtttctgttgtccatattttattaaaggCTTTTGAAACTTTTGCTAATGAAGATGTTCATTTGTACATTCAATCAAAACGTAAACAAAGTAAGAGAAACCGTAAGCGGGTGAACAATTTGGATAAATCTACTGAAGATAGGTTGAGGGATGTGATTTATGCATCTGATGAGGAATTGGATCAGTCCAGTGCCAAGGAAATAACTCAAGAACGTAAATTGGATTTCAAGAAAACCGAAGCAagattttttcatcaaacaaTTGTATCTACTTATATCAACTATTTATCAAGGTATGAGGATTTATCAAGCCAGGAAATTAAAACATGTCTTTCATATTTTCATCGGTTGTTTGTGGTAAGAAAAGATTTCACTGGGTTGTATAGATTGGATTTTATGCAATTATTACAAAAGTTGAGAAATCATTTACAACGAGGAAGTAGTCTACGTTTACAAGTGGAAGagtttatatattattatatgaaGAAATTCAAGACTGCATTTGAACGTTTCCCTATGCCCATTGAAGTATTGTTTCCTCGATTTGAAGATAATGAGTGCAAGGTTTATTTAGCTACAGGAGAAGTGTATGAGAAGCAAGAAACGACTTCAACGTCACGTTCTCCAAGATTAGCTAAAGACTTGGAATTTGTACGTGATTTTGGATTAGATGatcaaattaaaattttggTGAGTCAATTGCATGTTCAAGAGAAACAATCATTACTCAAATGGTTGATACAGGAAATGgaaagaataataaatgacAGGATTTTAAATGCCGATTCCATTGCTGAATTGAATGCGTCTGATCAGTATCGTCGTTTGTTCATTAACAATGGGTATTTGCGTTTCTTATTGCGTATAATTGGATTTGACTTGCCTTATACTGTGGAAGAAGTGCCGGAGTTGGCAACTACTGTTGATATGGAACATTTGACAAAAGTTACCGAATTGATTAAGAAATGGGACTCCTCTCAGCCTGTGAtatttgaagatgataaGGTGCCCTCATATTTTGTGCGTACAAGAGAAGCAGGTTATGATGACGACCAGTATAACGAAAATGATCAAGAGtatgattttgatgatgactCGATCGCATTTGAAACCGAAGCTAATCCAAACTCTAATCGAAACCATGTTTCTGAATTGGATCATTTGGAGGAACTAGAAAGACAATTACTGAGTAATGGCTCTAGAGTTAATTCTAAAGAACACCACGGTATTAAAGGTAAAGCAAGAAAGAAATctaaagaaaagaaattgtcTACGCCAAAGAATGTGCGTGGTCTCAAACGTAGAAGAATACCTAAAGATCTTTTGGAAGACGATTCACAACATGTCATCAAATCAGCCGAGTTTGTCCATGATTCGGATGATGAATCGGATGACGAAAAAGATAAAGCCTTTTTCGAAAGAGAGGAAAGAATGAGAagtttattaaatgatatgGGTGGTATTGCTACTTCAGAACAATTGAAGGAAATTCAAGAAGTTTGgaaaaatttggaaactGGAGGGACTAATAAGGTTGCCTCTACTGTTGCTAAAGCTGTGAAAGAAGTCggtttgtttgttgaagaaagtgatgatgacgataaTGCAGAGGAGATAAACTCGGTCCCAATAAATGAAGAGACGAATCGTGCCATTTTTGAACCAGCTGAAACTGATACTCAACAAGATTTATCTGAAGATACATCAAATACTTCTGAAATGGAATCAGATACTGAAACTGCGAAAAGATCATTTGTTGAAGATGGAGAAGAAATACCGCATGTTCAATCTAAGAAAAAACGATTAGTCATtagtgatgatgaagaagagtag
- a CDS encoding palmitoyltransferase, putative (Similar to S. cerevisiae PFA5) — translation MIWSKAYLTKNYIKLLVPIGVILVLAYLNYAINYAVGYKLVYLHHSHAAAIVLWVLLGFFQLELFVYWGLIFVVGPGKSPVFPPIDLYSENNPNLIPLPDLFFCDEKGFPYYCSNSNSIKLERSFFSKDVGYNVVKFDHYCIWIGQPIGQDNYLFFMKFTMSFLSFFIIVLVYSARFTRDSIEQGEIDHNLIVLYIMSGFWIIMIGCLFGIHLRYVSINMTTLDEITINQRKRYNRWKDAKKNPNMPTWMKPKNTPRKETGRRYVNVKHKNGRAIVKYHIEERPFDMGFRRNWINLVFNGNRNHGRDDEFYTLWRLISALVVFIIPFVDVPFCYRTKLQVKNDVEQKLNEQENLLAKYTMYSSVVNDKFINMIDQKLKENNFCALGYLVEATPQNNQSIIDKDSI, via the coding sequence ATGATTTGGAGCAAAGCTTATTTGACAAAAAACTATATCAAACTACTAGTTCCAATTGGTGTTATTCTAGTACTTGcttatttgaattatgCCATCAATTATGCAGTTGGATATAAGTTAGTATATTTACATCATTCACATGCGGCTGCAATTGTACTTTGGGTATTGTTGGgcttttttcaattagaattatttgtttacTGGGGGTTAATATTCGTTGTTGGACCAGGAAAATCACCTGTATTCCCACCCATCGACCTTTACAGTGAGAATAATCCAAATTTGATTCCCTTGCCCgatttatttttctgtGATGAAAAAGGTTTCCCGTATTACTGCTCGAATTCAAACTCCATAAAACTAGAAAGAAGCTTTTTCTCGAAAGATGTTGGATACAATGTAGTCAAGTTTGATCATTACTGTATATGGATTGGACAACCTATTGGACAggataattatttatttttcatgAAATTTACTATGagttttctttcattttttataattgttCTAGTATACAGTGCAAGGTTTACCAGAGATTCTATTGAACAGGGTGAGATTGATCATAATTTGATTGTGTTGTATATTATGAGTGGGTTTTGGATTATTATGATTGGATGTTTATTTGGTATTCATTTGCGGTACGTTAGTATAAATATGACAACTTTGGATGAAATTACAATAAACCAGAGAAAACGATATAACCGATGGAAAGATGCTAAAAAGAACCCCAATATGCCAACTTGGatgaaaccaaaaaatacacctagaaaagaaacaggAAGAAGATATGTTAATGTCAAACACAAAAATGGCAGAGCTATAGTTAAGTATCATATTGAAGAAAGACCCTTTGATATGGGGTTCAGAAGGAATTGGATTAATTTGGTTTTCAACGGCAATAGAAATCATGGGAGAGACGACGAGTTTTACACTTTGTGGAGATTAATTTCTGCTCTCGTTGTATTTATAATTCCATTTGTTGACGTACCGTTTTGTTATAGAACCAAACTACAAGTAAAGAATGATGTGGAACAAAAACTTAACGAACAAGAGAACCTATTAGCAAAATACACAATGTATTCAAGCGTTGTTAATGACAAATTCATAAATATGATAGACCAAAAGTTGAaggaaaataatttttgtgCACTTGGATATTTGGTGGAAGCAACTCCTCAAAACAATCAATCGATAATAGATAAAGATAGCATATAG